Proteins co-encoded in one Symmachiella macrocystis genomic window:
- a CDS encoding cytochrome c oxidase subunit 3 has product MSHQSGHPPLKMGIDIPNGKLGMWLFLGTEIMFFTAFIGSYIVLRIGSDGWPTDVDVTHIRIWAGGTNTFVLICSSVAVVFALEGMRSKDFQLARKWLFVTLILSFVFLGIKSYEYYGKFDHNILPGQIPETNSQALAFTARDLRAATGIDPQTEKLKRMETQMAELQKKGRSTESLQKRIDAQKKVVEEITPIANKVVAINDRVKAGTIELGVAAEHGKDAPPGHSAAETATTEKPAAEHPVEEAGKSTMVSEVARLHKENPEVFGSVQVPHPIKFGNLFASCYFIMTGFHAIHVLVGMAMFIMLLAYGSKLGSQHEVFVENAGLYWHFVDLVWIFLFPLLYII; this is encoded by the coding sequence ATGTCGCATCAATCCGGACACCCACCATTGAAGATGGGGATCGACATTCCTAATGGAAAATTGGGAATGTGGTTGTTTCTGGGTACGGAAATCATGTTTTTCACGGCCTTCATCGGCAGCTACATCGTGCTGCGGATTGGATCCGATGGCTGGCCAACTGATGTGGATGTCACGCACATCCGCATCTGGGCGGGAGGCACGAATACGTTTGTGCTGATCTGTTCCAGCGTGGCGGTGGTATTCGCCTTAGAAGGCATGCGGAGCAAGGATTTCCAACTCGCCCGCAAATGGCTGTTCGTCACCTTAATACTTTCGTTCGTGTTTTTAGGCATCAAAAGCTACGAATACTACGGAAAATTCGACCACAACATTCTGCCGGGACAGATCCCCGAGACCAACAGCCAGGCCTTGGCCTTTACTGCTCGCGACCTCCGCGCTGCGACGGGAATTGATCCTCAAACAGAAAAACTGAAGCGGATGGAAACGCAGATGGCTGAATTGCAAAAGAAGGGGCGTAGCACCGAGTCGCTGCAGAAACGCATCGACGCGCAAAAAAAAGTCGTCGAAGAGATCACACCGATCGCCAACAAAGTCGTGGCGATCAACGACCGCGTGAAGGCGGGCACCATCGAACTCGGAGTGGCCGCGGAGCATGGCAAAGATGCGCCGCCAGGACATTCTGCCGCCGAGACCGCGACCACTGAAAAACCGGCAGCCGAACATCCTGTCGAAGAGGCGGGCAAATCGACCATGGTTTCCGAAGTCGCCCGACTTCATAAAGAAAACCCAGAGGTGTTTGGCTCAGTTCAAGTACCGCATCCCATTAAGTTCGGCAACCTATTCGCATCCTGTTATTTCATCATGACCGGTTTCCATGCGATCCACGTGTTGGTCGGCATGGCCATGTTTATTATGCTGTTGGCCTACGGCAGCAAATTGGGCTCGCAACATGAAGTGTTTGTCGAGAATGCGGGGCTGTATTGGCACTTTGTCGACTTGGTCTGGATCTTCTTGTTCCCGCTGCTTTATATTATCTAG
- a CDS encoding cytochrome C oxidase subunit IV family protein has product MTDEHNDHPHVPYWRIFGYLCIFTVASVIADVMDLKAMYNIYVLSAVVLLISCFKASYVMRYFMHLKFEGGWKYIILLPTVVLALAIPFALASDIGIHYYDVEVPQQNTLLEKEIEQIAKQKAEEEHHHGDEPAEHGGGH; this is encoded by the coding sequence ATGACCGACGAACATAATGACCATCCTCACGTCCCTTACTGGCGGATATTTGGTTACCTGTGCATCTTCACGGTCGCATCGGTGATTGCCGACGTTATGGACTTGAAGGCAATGTACAACATCTACGTGCTCTCCGCTGTGGTGTTGCTCATCTCCTGCTTCAAGGCGTCGTACGTGATGCGGTATTTTATGCACCTGAAATTCGAAGGGGGTTGGAAATACATCATCCTGCTCCCGACCGTGGTGCTGGCATTGGCGATTCCGTTTGCGCTGGCTTCGGATATCGGCATTCACTACTACGATGTCGAGGTGCCGCAGCAAAACACGTTGCTTGAAAAAGAAATCGAGCAGATCGCCAAACAAAAAGCTGAAGAGGAGCACCATCACGGCGACGAACCAGCGGAGCATGGCGGCGGTCACTGA
- a CDS encoding ABC transporter ATP-binding protein, with protein MSHHSAVEIHGLAHRYGDHAALSDVSFSVAEQEIFGLLGPNGGGKTTLFRLLSTLLPIQTGTVNILGADVATRQSEVRTQIGVVFQSPSLDRMLTVSENLKHQGHLYGLRGSELRQRIELLLERLGIANRARDRIASLSGGLQRRVEIAKGLLHRPRLLLLDEPSTGLDPGARDDLWRYLRDLRDSDGVTAVVTTHLMEEAEHCDRLAILDEGRLVATGRPAELRAHVGGDCITITSATPAALAETITAQFDLDAAVVGGNVRIERTGGHELVRELVEAFPTEINTITLGKPTLQDAFIHLTGHQFWAKEDA; from the coding sequence ATGTCGCATCACTCGGCGGTTGAGATCCACGGATTGGCCCATCGGTATGGAGACCACGCGGCGCTAAGCGACGTTTCGTTTTCAGTGGCCGAACAAGAGATCTTTGGCTTGCTCGGCCCCAATGGCGGCGGCAAGACCACACTGTTCCGTCTGCTCTCCACATTGCTGCCGATTCAAACCGGCACCGTGAATATCTTAGGCGCCGACGTCGCCACGCGGCAAAGCGAAGTCCGCACGCAAATCGGTGTGGTCTTTCAATCCCCTAGCCTCGACCGCATGCTCACCGTCAGCGAAAACCTGAAACATCAGGGGCACCTGTACGGGCTGCGCGGGTCGGAGTTGCGGCAACGGATTGAGTTGCTGTTAGAACGACTGGGCATTGCCAACCGCGCGCGTGACCGCATTGCCTCGCTGTCGGGCGGTTTGCAACGTCGCGTGGAAATCGCCAAAGGACTGTTACATCGCCCGCGGTTATTACTGCTTGACGAACCAAGTACCGGACTCGACCCAGGGGCCCGCGATGATTTGTGGCGATATTTGCGAGACTTGCGGGACAGCGACGGTGTAACGGCGGTCGTAACCACACATCTGATGGAAGAAGCCGAACATTGCGATCGCTTGGCGATTCTTGACGAAGGCCGATTGGTCGCCACGGGACGACCAGCCGAATTGCGGGCGCATGTTGGCGGCGATTGCATCACGATCACTTCCGCTACACCGGCCGCGCTGGCAGAAACTATAACGGCGCAATTCGACCTGGATGCTGCGGTCGTGGGCGGGAATGTGCGAATCGAACGGACTGGTGGACATGAATTGGTGCGGGAACTGGTTGAGGCCTTCCCGACAGAGATCAACACCATCACGCTGGGCAAACCGACGCTGCAGGATGCGTTTATTCACCTGACAGGACATCAATTTTGGGCCAAGGAGGACGCATGA
- a CDS encoding ABC transporter permease: MSTSIKAVAPSPASPKLNAQPRANFWLPILTLTQRELVRFFRQRTRVIGALVQPLLFWILFGAGLKGSFQAPRWATWEMSYQEYFFPGVAVMIVMFTAIFSTISIIEDRREGFLQGVLVAPISRLSLVIGKLCGGTVLAVLQAALFLLLAPTMGIALSPTLAICTLAWLTLLSFTLTALGFIIAWPMESTQGFHAIMSVFLMPMWLLSGAFFPAGESGWLSWIIAANPLTYGVAGLRRLLYFNREIPAGNGLPGLGISLAVTCLFCVVCVGLSVYLASRRVSKDAR; encoded by the coding sequence ATGAGCACATCGATTAAGGCGGTCGCCCCCTCCCCTGCTTCGCCCAAGCTCAACGCGCAGCCGCGCGCGAACTTTTGGCTGCCGATCCTCACGTTGACGCAACGGGAATTGGTCCGTTTTTTTCGGCAACGTACACGTGTGATCGGTGCGCTGGTACAGCCGCTCCTGTTTTGGATTCTGTTCGGAGCGGGCCTGAAAGGCTCTTTCCAGGCGCCGCGTTGGGCGACTTGGGAGATGAGTTATCAGGAATACTTTTTCCCCGGCGTCGCGGTGATGATTGTGATGTTCACAGCCATCTTCTCCACGATCTCCATCATCGAAGACCGTCGCGAAGGTTTTCTGCAGGGTGTGCTTGTCGCTCCGATTTCGCGTCTATCATTAGTAATAGGCAAACTGTGCGGTGGGACGGTGTTGGCTGTGTTGCAAGCGGCGCTGTTTTTGTTATTAGCGCCGACGATGGGAATCGCGTTGTCCCCCACGTTGGCGATTTGCACACTGGCTTGGTTGACGTTGTTGTCGTTTACGCTCACGGCGCTGGGATTTATCATCGCTTGGCCGATGGAATCGACACAGGGATTCCATGCGATCATGAGCGTGTTTTTGATGCCGATGTGGTTGCTGTCGGGCGCATTTTTTCCCGCCGGCGAATCGGGTTGGCTCTCCTGGATCATCGCCGCCAATCCGCTGACTTACGGGGTCGCTGGTTTGCGGCGATTGTTGTACTTTAACCGCGAGATCCCCGCAGGTAACGGACTGCCCGGTCTCGGCATATCGCTGGCGGTCACTTGTTTATTTTGCGTGGTCTGCGTGGGACTGTCGGTCTATTTGGCAAGTCGTCGGGTCTCTAAGGATGCCCGGTGA
- a CDS encoding DUF420 domain-containing protein — protein MIFAHQKTVRGIAKFRRSLWLGLTAAMMLCASMPRAGAQDVDVEVIAPESPGDEETIVEDFTFTERSGRTVTRADLLGKPWLACFVFTRCASTCPRVTAAMAELSRAVKDTDVQLVTITVDPDHDTPEVLSRYAEQFRADPDRWWFVTGDKADTFHLLHNSFGVAAADNPDGPPGFQVIHSNNIMHVDAEGEVIGKYNAVVPDDVVALRRVLVNGMETPENHRFVKPKAGIRIGEEPMAEDLATTKPPAAEPSEEPAADEEDAVADIPDWVKSLPEVNASLNSLATVLLLLGYGLIRARKITAHRNVMLAAFSVSVAFLTCYLIYHYHHLSKPFGGTGPIRTVYFAILITHIFLAVPVPFLAGITIYRGLAGQVEKHRRIAKITFPIWLYVSITGVIIYVMLYQWPV, from the coding sequence ATGATTTTTGCTCATCAAAAAACGGTTCGCGGAATAGCGAAGTTCCGCCGGTCGCTGTGGCTGGGACTGACGGCTGCGATGATGCTCTGTGCCTCGATGCCACGCGCCGGTGCGCAGGATGTCGATGTGGAAGTCATCGCTCCGGAATCCCCAGGCGACGAGGAAACGATCGTCGAGGACTTCACCTTCACTGAACGGAGTGGCCGGACGGTGACGCGGGCGGATCTGTTAGGAAAACCGTGGCTGGCTTGTTTTGTGTTCACGCGCTGTGCCTCAACCTGCCCCAGGGTGACTGCAGCCATGGCCGAGTTGAGCCGCGCGGTCAAGGACACGGACGTGCAGTTGGTCACGATCACCGTCGACCCCGACCATGATACGCCCGAGGTACTCTCTCGATATGCCGAACAATTCCGCGCCGACCCCGACCGCTGGTGGTTCGTAACTGGCGATAAAGCGGATACATTTCATCTGCTGCATAACAGTTTCGGCGTGGCCGCTGCCGACAATCCGGACGGCCCACCCGGCTTTCAAGTGATTCACAGCAACAACATCATGCACGTCGACGCCGAGGGAGAAGTGATCGGCAAATACAACGCCGTGGTGCCTGACGATGTCGTTGCATTGCGGCGCGTGCTGGTCAACGGAATGGAAACTCCGGAAAATCATCGTTTCGTCAAACCGAAAGCCGGCATTCGGATTGGAGAAGAACCGATGGCGGAAGATTTGGCGACAACCAAGCCCCCCGCAGCGGAACCATCAGAGGAGCCGGCGGCAGACGAGGAGGACGCGGTTGCCGATATCCCCGATTGGGTCAAGTCGTTGCCGGAAGTGAACGCCAGCCTGAACAGCTTGGCGACGGTCCTGCTGTTGCTCGGCTACGGTCTGATTCGTGCTCGAAAAATCACCGCCCATCGCAACGTCATGCTCGCGGCGTTTAGCGTCTCGGTGGCCTTTTTGACCTGTTATCTGATTTACCATTACCACCATCTTTCCAAACCGTTTGGAGGGACCGGCCCGATCCGTACGGTCTATTTCGCGATCTTGATTACGCATATTTTCCTCGCCGTCCCGGTCCCGTTTCTTGCGGGAATCACTATTTACCGTGGATTGGCTGGTCAGGTCGAAAAACACCGCCGTATCGCGAAGATCACCTTTCCGATTTGGCTTTACGTCTCGATCACCGGCGTGATAATATATGTGATGCTGTACCAATGGCCGGTTTGA
- a CDS encoding MFS transporter → MSKHSKASLGVIFVTVFIDLLGFGIVLPLLPRYGKFFEADHLLGPLMASFSAMQFLFAPAWGRLSDRIGRRPVLIVGLAGSTISYFMFGYATSLGKDDTLLGLGVLAWLFISRIGAGIAGATIPTAQAYIADVTGPEQRARGMALIGAAFGIGFTFGPLIGAGFVSDQVNAPPSAAPGYVAAVMSGLALLSAIFWLKESLEPGNTPIRHHWFDRSSLRNALSQPKISMILLTIFITTFAFAQFESTLSLLTRNLGMSPRSNFWIFAYVGLVLTIAQGVLVRRLLPRMGEYRMSVAGAILMTVGLLLVGLAGQQGSTGMLFAVLPVSVVGFSALTPSLQSLLSRGTSASQQGGILGLGQSLSALARIFGPWLGISLFLDDMFIPYAVAAGIMAVGFVMVLGLRNFSHSIDIAEK, encoded by the coding sequence TTGTCGAAACACTCCAAGGCATCTCTGGGTGTCATTTTTGTCACAGTCTTTATCGACCTACTTGGCTTCGGGATTGTGCTGCCGTTGTTACCGCGTTACGGCAAGTTCTTTGAAGCGGATCATCTGCTTGGTCCTTTGATGGCGTCGTTTTCGGCGATGCAATTTCTGTTCGCCCCCGCCTGGGGCCGCCTCTCCGATCGCATCGGACGTCGCCCGGTTTTGATCGTAGGGCTGGCCGGATCGACGATTTCATATTTCATGTTCGGCTACGCCACGTCGTTGGGAAAAGACGATACGCTGCTGGGGCTGGGCGTGCTGGCCTGGTTATTTATCTCGCGAATCGGGGCAGGAATCGCCGGTGCCACAATACCCACAGCTCAGGCCTACATCGCCGACGTCACCGGTCCGGAACAACGGGCGCGGGGAATGGCCCTGATCGGAGCCGCGTTTGGCATTGGCTTTACGTTCGGTCCTTTGATTGGCGCCGGGTTTGTCTCGGATCAGGTAAACGCCCCGCCCAGTGCGGCGCCGGGATATGTCGCAGCGGTGATGTCGGGCTTGGCACTGTTGTCGGCGATCTTTTGGCTGAAAGAATCGCTTGAGCCTGGAAATACGCCGATCCGGCATCACTGGTTTGATCGCTCCAGTTTAAGAAACGCCTTATCGCAGCCAAAGATCAGCATGATTCTGCTGACGATTTTCATCACCACGTTTGCGTTCGCCCAATTTGAATCGACCTTGTCGCTGCTGACGAGAAACCTGGGCATGTCGCCGCGCAGTAACTTTTGGATCTTCGCCTATGTCGGCTTGGTGCTCACCATCGCCCAGGGTGTCTTAGTCCGCCGCTTGTTACCGCGAATGGGCGAATATCGCATGAGCGTCGCCGGCGCTATCCTGATGACCGTCGGTCTGCTGTTGGTCGGTCTGGCTGGGCAACAAGGTTCGACCGGCATGCTGTTTGCCGTGCTCCCGGTGAGCGTCGTGGGATTCTCGGCACTCACGCCGTCGCTGCAGTCGTTGCTATCGCGAGGCACGTCCGCCTCGCAGCAGGGGGGTATATTAGGATTGGGGCAAAGCCTCTCCGCTCTGGCCCGCATCTTCGGCCCCTGGCTCGGCATCTCGCTCTTTCTCGACGACATGTTCATCCCCTACGCTGTCGCTGCAGGGATCATGGCGGTAGGGTTTGTAATGGTCCTCGGACTGCGTAACTTTTCACACTCAATCGACATCGCCGAAAAATAG
- a CDS encoding Gfo/Idh/MocA family protein, translating to MQMTPEEKQIGKDNFHEASADVQLLQKDKAKKSGDDAGLTRRDAIKAAAITGMGLGAAVYGYDELSGADRVKVGFIGTGDEGSVLLTQHPPEYMDIVAIADIRPSNRKRAFTGDGNDHRVGLYKKLGREKCESIKVYNDHTELLADPDVEAVVIAVPLNQHEPLAIAALEAGKHVLSEKLMAHNITECKNLIRKANEKGLLYAVGHQRHYNVLYENAYELIKEGLLGDIKFIRAQWHRNNSFPNKDSWHKPIPSEDEVELKESVTKYGYDSVEELCRWRLYNSTGGGLMAELGSHQLDAASIFLGKVRPIAVQGYGGRNFYGVKGVGSKDKQNDNREIDDHVYVTFEFPGPNYAEDENDVVIVTYSSINTNRMEPYGETIFGSRGTMIVELEQDVMLFKEAGGATGGGGAEQRLQVLNKGGGPVMDASASMAPSAKAATADIGEVSRGYTEEMEHFAYCVRNNINKPREEGGLRCNGVVAMQDAIMALTANLAMKHKKRIVFKEEWFDPNSDAVPETDPDIIG from the coding sequence ATGCAAATGACTCCTGAAGAGAAACAAATCGGCAAGGACAATTTTCACGAAGCCTCGGCCGATGTGCAGTTGTTGCAAAAAGATAAAGCCAAAAAATCGGGCGATGACGCAGGACTCACACGTCGCGATGCCATCAAAGCGGCGGCAATCACCGGTATGGGCCTCGGAGCGGCCGTCTACGGCTACGATGAGCTCTCCGGCGCTGATCGGGTCAAAGTCGGATTCATCGGCACCGGTGACGAGGGGAGCGTATTGCTCACGCAACATCCCCCGGAGTACATGGACATCGTCGCAATCGCCGACATTCGTCCCAGCAACCGCAAACGGGCCTTCACCGGCGATGGAAACGATCATCGCGTCGGCTTGTACAAAAAACTGGGCCGCGAAAAGTGCGAATCGATCAAGGTCTACAACGACCACACCGAATTGCTGGCCGATCCGGACGTCGAAGCAGTCGTGATTGCCGTTCCGCTCAACCAGCACGAGCCGTTGGCCATCGCAGCACTCGAGGCCGGTAAGCACGTGCTCAGCGAAAAGCTGATGGCGCACAATATTACAGAGTGCAAAAACCTGATCCGTAAAGCCAACGAAAAAGGTTTGCTCTACGCCGTCGGCCATCAACGGCATTACAACGTGCTCTATGAAAATGCCTATGAGCTGATCAAAGAGGGCCTGTTGGGTGACATCAAATTCATCCGCGCCCAATGGCATCGCAACAACAGCTTTCCCAACAAAGATAGCTGGCACAAGCCGATTCCCAGCGAGGACGAAGTCGAGTTGAAGGAGTCGGTGACAAAATACGGCTACGATTCGGTCGAAGAGCTGTGTCGTTGGCGGTTGTACAACAGCACCGGCGGCGGGCTGATGGCCGAATTGGGAAGTCACCAGTTGGATGCCGCGAGTATCTTTCTGGGTAAGGTGCGGCCAATCGCCGTGCAGGGATACGGCGGCCGTAATTTCTACGGTGTCAAAGGGGTCGGTTCGAAGGATAAACAAAACGACAATCGCGAGATCGATGATCACGTCTACGTCACCTTCGAGTTCCCTGGTCCAAACTACGCCGAAGACGAAAACGACGTCGTGATCGTGACCTACTCCTCGATCAACACGAATCGCATGGAGCCGTACGGCGAAACAATCTTCGGCAGCCGCGGCACGATGATCGTGGAGTTGGAACAAGACGTCATGCTCTTCAAAGAAGCGGGTGGAGCGACCGGCGGCGGTGGAGCAGAGCAGCGACTGCAAGTCCTCAACAAAGGGGGCGGCCCAGTCATGGATGCCAGTGCCAGCATGGCCCCCAGCGCCAAAGCGGCAACGGCCGACATTGGCGAGGTGAGCCGCGGTTACACCGAAGAGATGGAGCATTTCGCCTATTGTGTCCGCAACAACATCAACAAGCCGCGTGAAGAAGGCGGACTGCGTTGTAACGGCGTGGTCGCCATGCAGGATGCGATTATGGCCCTCACGGCCAACTTGGCGATGAAGCACAAAAAGCGGATCGTCTTCAAAGAGGAATGGTTCGACCCCAATAGCGATGCCGTGCCGGAAACCGATCCGGACATCATCGGCTAA
- a CDS encoding FAD:protein FMN transferase, producing MSDEAAGSSRRDFLTGRAVQRSVEQVGERIADELVDDTARQAPVASETVQLGKQAMACDFDVILNPGQPGAIRPASDALDVIDLLEDQMSVYRDHSELSQLNRRAADEPVEVEAELYALLRRAETIARQTESGFDPTAGPIVDLWRRCKAEGRAPTESEVQTALDIVGLQYVNFDDEQRTVRFSKPGVEVNLNSIGKGYALDKAAEVLTENGVEDWLFHGGHSSLLARGSHGELGGWPVGIRNPLFPDQRLGTILLKDSGMSSSGSGVQYFRHGGKRYGHILDPRSGWPVESMLSVTVLAPTAALADALSTAFFVVGLEKAAQYCHNETGVSALLIPPPAHGRRLEPVNIGMDDDILFLTPEDNPA from the coding sequence ATGTCAGATGAGGCTGCTGGAAGTTCTCGACGCGATTTCCTCACCGGCCGCGCGGTTCAACGCTCGGTGGAACAGGTCGGAGAACGTATCGCCGACGAGTTGGTCGATGACACTGCGCGACAAGCCCCCGTCGCGAGCGAGACCGTGCAGCTGGGCAAACAGGCGATGGCGTGTGACTTTGATGTGATCCTCAACCCCGGTCAACCGGGCGCCATCCGACCCGCTTCCGATGCTTTGGATGTCATCGATCTGCTCGAAGATCAAATGAGTGTTTATCGCGATCACAGTGAATTGTCGCAGCTCAATCGCCGCGCTGCCGACGAACCGGTCGAGGTCGAAGCGGAGTTGTATGCCTTGTTGCGGCGCGCGGAAACCATTGCGCGTCAGACCGAGAGTGGGTTCGATCCCACAGCGGGGCCGATCGTCGATTTGTGGCGGCGGTGTAAAGCCGAGGGCCGCGCACCGACGGAATCTGAAGTTCAGACAGCGCTCGATATTGTCGGACTGCAATATGTGAACTTCGACGATGAGCAGCGAACCGTCCGCTTTTCCAAACCAGGCGTGGAGGTGAATCTGAACTCTATCGGCAAAGGCTACGCCTTGGACAAGGCGGCGGAAGTCCTCACGGAAAACGGGGTCGAGGATTGGTTGTTTCACGGCGGTCACAGCAGCCTGTTAGCACGTGGGTCTCACGGCGAGCTAGGGGGGTGGCCGGTGGGAATTCGCAATCCACTGTTTCCCGATCAGCGACTGGGGACGATTTTGCTCAAAGATAGCGGAATGTCCAGTAGCGGATCAGGTGTCCAGTATTTTCGGCATGGTGGAAAACGCTACGGCCATATTCTGGACCCTCGGAGCGGATGGCCGGTGGAATCTATGCTTTCTGTGACGGTTTTAGCCCCCACAGCGGCACTGGCGGACGCACTTTCGACGGCATTTTTCGTTGTCGGACTCGAAAAGGCCGCCCAATATTGCCATAATGAGACTGGTGTCAGTGCTTTACTGATTCCCCCGCCGGCCCATGGCCGCCGTCTGGAGCCGGTCAATATCGGTATGGACGATGACATCCTGTTTCTCACCCCAGAAGATAATCCCGCCTGA